Part of the Kangiella geojedonensis genome is shown below.
CGGTCGTATTAGTAGCTGGTCATGACTGTCAATCGGTGGCCGATCAAGCGGCTAAAGCAGAAGGCGTTGATAAGGTTCTATTGGCTCAGGCCGAGTTCTTAGAGCACTTATTAGCGGAAGATGTCGAAAAGGCTGTGATGGCTCAGGAAGGCGACTACTCGCACATTCTAGCGCCAGCTTCGACGTTTGGTAAGAACATGATGCCACGTATCGCGGCTTTGTTGGACGTGCAGCAAATCTCAGACATTATCGCTGTAGATTCAGATGATACTTTTAAACGTCCTGTGTATGCAGGTAATGCTATTGCTACCGTAAAGAGTAACGATGCCAAGAAAGTAATTACTGTTCGTGCCACAGCGTTTGATGCATTAGCTACTGAAGGCGGTTCTGCTTCCATTGAGAATGTAGATTCTGGCTCACACACTGAACTAAGCAACTATGTAGGCGAAGAGTTGACGGAATCTGAGCGTCCTGACTTAGGCACAGCAAGCGTTGTAGTTTCTGGTGGTCGTGGCATGGGTAACGGCGAGAACTTTGAAATGCTAGAAACATTGGCGGACAAGCTGGGTGCCGCTGTAGGCGCATCGCGTGCAGCAGTTGATGCTGGTTTTGTTCCTAATGATTACCAAGTAGGCCAAACGGGTAAAATCGTTGCCCCTGAATTGTATATTGCCGTAGGTATTTCTGGCGCGATTCAGCACTTGGCGGGTATGAAAGACTCAAAAGTTATTGTCGCTATCAACAAAGACGAAGAAGCGCCTATTTTCCAGGTAGCAGATTACGGCTTAGTTGAAGATTTATTTAAAGCGGTACCAGAGTTAATTGACGCTCTGTAATTTCTTTAAAAGTAAGATATAAAAAAACCGCCGTTTGGCGGTTTTTTTATGCTTAAGTATTTCTTGGTCTTTAACTAGGCTGCGTTAGTAGATTCAAAGATTTTGTCTGCACTTGCTGCAACAAAACCTTGGTACAAGTCACCGTTATCCATAGCGAACCGTTCAGCAAACTCGTAGAAACAGGAACGAATAGGGTGTTTACCACCATTGAATTCCCAGTCAACGATATTCGCCATTGTTGCACTTTGCTTTAAACAAACGTCTTCATTACCTTTGATTTCGCCGCCACTCGTATTTAACTCGAATCCTTTGTCTTTCAGGAATTGATTTACAGTCTCAATGTTTTTCATATCACGTAATTTATTGACTGATACGGTGAAGTGGTTCGCTCGAAGGCCAAAAGCTGCCAACCATGCTGCATATTCACTTTCTTCAAGCAAGCGCTCGTAAGCTTCACGAGTAATTTTACCCCATGGACGAGAAGGGAGCGTTAATCCGTCTTTGCGAATATTCCAATTGGCTTCTGCAATCAGTCCACGGCAAAACATTTGTAGCTCTGCTGAAAACTCTTCAAGCAATAACTCACTGACAAAAATCTTAGGTGCATCTTCATCGCTTTCATGTTGGAAATGCTTTGCGTAAAGCTTTTTCTCTTCAAAGTGATATTCGCCAGCGGCATAGTAACCAAATTGTTCTAGGTGCTTACCGATGTTTTCCAAATTGATCGAGCCTTCGTTAAAAGTACGAAGCGCAATATGATCATTGATAATAGTGTCATCGCCAAGCGCTTTGAATTCTTTATGAATTGCCTCAGCGTCAGGTGTGATCGCTAGATAATCGTTCCACAATGCGTCAAATAGAGCTTTGTGATTTTGGGTAGACATAATTCTAAAAACCTACTTATTTAAATGTTTCTTTCATGAAAGTGGTAAGAGGACAGACCAATTGTACAATCTTTGGCCTGTCACTTTCAAATATTTGGCTGCTTATATGGCGATATGTTCTGCGATTTAAAGGTCTTTTACATTTTTCATAAAGTGTTTGAAGACACCAGGAGTCGCAGCAAGGATGCTTTTCGACTTTTCTTGGTGTGGATTACCTTTTATGTCTCCAACAAATCCGCCTGCTTCTTTAATGATTAAAATACCAGCAGCCGTATCCCATTCGCTTAAACCAAACTCCCAGAATCCATCTAAACGGCCTGCAGCTACGTATGCTAAATCCAGCGATGCAGAGCCAGCGCGACGCATATCAACACATAACGGGAAAATGGTTTCGAAGTAACGCATATAATCGCCAAGATCTTGATGGCCACGGAACGGAAAGCCAGTCGCTAGAAGAGCAGTATCAAGTTTTTTCTTGTCACTAACACGAATACGAGTGTTATTAAGTTGGGCACCGCCGCCATTAGAGGCTGTAAAACACTCGTCTTTAATCGGATCGTAAACAACTGCAGCAAGTGTTTTGCCTTTTTGCTTTACGGCGATTGATATGGCGAAATGTGGGATGCCTTGTAGAAAGTTGGTTGTGCCATCGATTGGGTCGATAATCCAAACGGTGTCGCTATCGCCGTGCTGGCCACTTTCTTCAGCAAGGATCGCATGATCAGGATAGCTGTATTTGATGGCATCAATAATGATTTCTTCAGCTTGCTTGTCGATATTACTGACATAGTCGTTAGGTCCTTTGCTTTGTGCAATGATCCGCTCACGATTCGCAAACGCTTTCGCCACAAAATTTCCAGCACGTTCTGCCGCGCGCACGGCAATGTTTTTGTACGCATTCATATAGATACCACCAAAGTCAAAGAACAGTTCTGTAAGAACAGAGTCCATATTGGACAAATAATGAGCATATGCTCGAAACGGAGCGAATAATAGCAAATGTTGTGGATATTAAGAAGTCCCCAACGCAGTTTTTTCACGCTTTTTGTTCAATTAAACTGACAGCAGCGACCAATTAATAGTGGGGTTATGGGAAATGCTCTGCTACTATACCTTCTTGTAAATTATCGACTTTTTCACGTGAATGACTGAACAAACGCTACCATCAAACACTCCAGATATATTGCACAACATCAAGATAGTGCTTTGCCAGACGAGTCATCCAGGCAATATTGGCGCAGCTGCAAGAGCCATGAAAACCATGGGTTTGAAGCAATTAGTGTTGGTTAATCCGAAACAATTTCCTTCGGAGGAAGCTACAGCTCGCGCGTCAGGAGCTACCGATGTTCTGGACAATGCGAAAGTTGTCGCTTCGCTAGAAGAGGGTATTGATGATTGTCGGTTGGTGATTGGAACCAGCTCCCGTAACCGAGCATTACCTTGGCCTCTTGTAGAGCCTCGTGAAATTAAAAGTATCATCGAGCGTGAACCGACAGCCCTGCCTATGGCGATTGTGTTTGGTCGTGAAAGCACTGGGTTACTGAATGAAGAATTACAACTTTGTCATTATCACGTTAATATTCCCGCAAATCCCGACTATATGTCGCTGAATTTGGCTGCTGCGGTTCAGGTTATATGTTATGAATGTCGGTTATTAGCCTTAGGGCTACAAAGTTCGTTACATTCAGCCGATGCTATTGAAGAGGCAGAAGCCGAAGTGAGCGGTGAGCGTAAGGCGACAGTTAAACAGACGGAAGGCTTATATCAGCATTTTGAAAGTGTGATGACCGAGACTGGCTTTTTCGATCCAGCTGAACCAAAGCTTCTCCCGGCGCGGTTACATCGTCTTTTTGCAAAAGCACAGCTGACAGAAGCCGAAGTCAATATTATGCGCGGATTCTTAGCGTCCATGACTAAGCACATAAAGTACAAATCCAACAATACTGACAAGAGCGATGAGGATTAATGATGTTTTCTCGAATCAAAGAAGACATTAAAAGCGTGTATCACCGCGATCCAGCGGCACGCAATAATTTCGAAGTTTTGACGAATTATCCAGGGCTTCATGCTATTTGGGTACATCGTGTTGCGCATAAACTATGGAATGCCAACTGGAAGTGGTTGGCCAGAACTCTATCAACCATAGCGCGTTGGTTAACGGGTATCGAGATACATCCAGCGGCAAAAATTGGGCGTCGCTTCTTTATTGATCACGGCATGGGCGTAGTCATCGGCGAAACTGCCGAGATTGGTGATGATTGCACGCTTTATCATGGAGTCACTTTAGGGGGCACCAGCTGGAAAGAAGGTAAAAGACACCCAACCTTAAAAAACGACGTGGTGATTGGTGCTGGTGCTAAGGTTTTGGGCCCTATTACTCTTGAAAGGGGCGCTCGAGTTGGCTCGAATGCTGTAGTGGTTAAAGACGTGCCTGAAGACACGACGATGATTGGTATTCCTGCACGCCAAGTCAGCCGCCAAAAAGATGCTGAGCAAACGGTATTTGAAGCTTATGGCATCAGTACCCAACAGCAAGATCCTATTTCTCAAGCTATTCGTAGTCTACACGAACACTCTCGCGCTCTCGAAAAACAAATGGAGCTTATTGCCTGTGCTTTGAAGAAGCAGGGTATCGATTGCGCTGAGCTTGACCTTCCTGACGTTGAATGTGACGAATTGACTCGTTTTGACCTTAAAGATCCTGATGGTGTGTATGACGAGGGACAGCATGATGATGCCACCCCCGAAAACACGTCTAAAAAGCCCGACAAGCGGTTTTGATGATTTCCTAAGCTATTGATTTCCTTTAATGAGAATCAGTTGCATTTAGTTGAGTAAAATACTGGGTATTTATACTTATGCAACTGGTCTTTTCGATTAGTTTATCTAATTCTTTGTTTGATAATACTATATTTATCAATAGATTATCCCTTACTTCTGCTCTGCTGGTCACTGCTTGCTAAAGTTGACTAAAATAGTCGGGTATGAGATCATTAAGTTATCGAAGTAAAGGTACTGATATGAAGTTAAGCACCAAGGGTCGATATGCTGTAACAGCGATGCTGGACTTAGCATTGCACACAGGCAAGGGCCCGATAACACTGGCAGAAGTCTCTGGAAGGCAACACATTTCGTTGTCGTACCTAGAGCAACTGTTTGCACGACTGCGCAAGGCCAACTTGGTTGAAAGCGTTCGTGGGCCAGGCGGTGGTTATGAGTTAAAGCGCCCAGCGACACAAATTAGTATCGCAGAGGTTGTTTTAGCGGTAAACGAACCCATTACTGCCACGCGCTGTAATGGTAAAGGCGATTGCCAAGGTGGCGATGTCTGTTTATCACATCAGTTATGGTCAGAGTTAAGTGACCAAATTTATCAGTTTTTGAGTGGGATAACGTTAGATCATGTTATCCAACGAGATTTTGTTCAGCAGGTAGCTGAACGCCAAAATGTGCGCTTCCGTGAAGAAGACGTCATTGCTTTTGGTTAATTTTTGAATTGTGCTTGATATTTAGCGGAGAAGAGAATGAAGTTACCCATCTATCTTGATTATGCAGCCACCACGCCGGTCGACCCGCGTGTTGCCGAGAAGATGGTTCAATACATGAGTGTTGATGGCATCTACGGTAACCCTGCGTCACGTTCCCACAAATTTGGTTGGGAAGCAGAAGAGGCCGTTGATGAAGCAAGACAACATGTGGCGGATCTAATCAACGCCGACCCACGCGAGATTGTGTGGACTTCAGGCGCTACTGAATCAGATAACTTGGCGATTAAAGGTGCAGCGCACTTTTACGGCAAGAAAGGTAAACACATCATTACAGTTAAAACTGAGCACAAAGCTGTGCTTGACACGACTCGTCAGTTAGAGCGTGAAGGTTATGAAGTAACTTACCTAGACGTTAAAGACGATGGCCTTGTTGACTTAGAAGAGTTTAAGAAAGCCCTGCGTGATGACACTATTGTTGTCAGTATCATGCACGTGAACAACGAAACGGGTGTGGTTCAAGATATCGACGCTATCGGTGAATTGTGCCGCGAGCGAAAAATCATTTTCCACGTGGATGCAGCGCAAAGCGCAGGTAAATTACCAATCGACGTGCAAAGTACCAAAGTAGATATGTTGTCTATTTCTGGGCATAAAATGTATGGTCCAAAAGGTATCGGTGTACTGTATGTTCGTCGTAAACCTCGCGTTCGCTTAGAAGCGCAAATGCACGGAGGTGGTCACGAGCGTGGTATGCGTTCAGGTACGTTACCAACACACCAAATCGTTGGTATGGGTGAAGCAGCTCGTATCGCTAACGAAGATATGGCGAAAGACAACGAACGTATTATCAGCCTCCGCGAGCGTTTGTGGGCTGGCGTTAACGATATGGAAGAAGTCTATCTTAACGGTCACGAAGAACAGCGTGTGGCGGGTATTATCAATATCAGTTTCAACTTTGTTGAAGGTGAATCATTAATCATGGCACTGAAAGATCTAGCAGTGTCGTCAGGCTCAGCATGTACATCTGCGAGCTTGGAGCCTTCGTACGTATTACGTGCTTTAGGTCGTGACGACGAGTTGGCGCACAGCTCAATTCGCTTCAGTATCGGTCGCTTCACTACTGAAGAAGAGATTGACTACACAATTGAGAAGGTTCGAGAAGGTATTGGTCGTTTACGTGACTTATCTCCACTGTGGGATATGTACAAAGACGGCATCGACCTGTCTAAAGTTGAATGGCAGGCGCACTAATTTAAGCGGGAGATTTTATTATGGCATATAGTGAAAAAGTTATTGATCATTACGAGAACCCACGTAACGTCGGTTCGTTCGAAAAAGATGATACGACTGTAGGTACTGGCATGGTAGGTGCTCCAGCTTGTGGTGACGTCATGAAACTACAGATCAAAGTTAATGAGCAAGGCATTATCGAAGATGCTAAGTTTAAGACTTACGGCTGTGGTTCTGCGATTGCATCTAGCTCACTAGTAACAGAGTGGGTTAAAGGTAAAACTGTTGATGAAGCTCAAGCGATCAAGAATACCGACATCGCTGAAGAGTTAGCGTTACCGCCAGTGAAAATTCACTGTTCAGTTCTTGCAGAAGATGCAATTAAAGCTGCGGTAAAAGACTTTAAAGATAGAAGTCAAAAGTAAACTATCAAGTAATAGCGAAATAGGTACAGGTTAATTTATGGCGATCACTTTATCAGACTCAGCAGCAGAGCGAGTAAAGTCATTCCTTGATAATCGTGGTAAAGGCATCGGGGTAAGGCTCGGTGTGACAACTACTGGTTGTTCAGGGTTGGCTTACGTTCTAGAGTTTGTAGATGAACTTAACGACGAAGATATCGTGTATGAAGATAAAGGCGTAAAAGTCATTATCGATCCCAAAAGTAAGCTGTACCTAGAAGGCACACGCCTCGAATTCGTGAAAGAAGGCTTGAACGAAGGTTTTGAGTTCGTGAATCCCAACGTAAAAGGCGAGTGTGGGTGTGGTGAGTCTTTCACCGTCTAAACGAGCTGCCTAAATTCTTTATGACTTTGTTAAATCTAAATTAAAGTTTAGTCATTTACTGGGGATAAACTCCCTCACTTTAATTTAGATTTGCCTCGTCCTAAAAAATTTATTCTAACTCGTTACTGAGTAAACTGAATCGATAAATAACTTTTCCTAAAGAATTCCTACTATGGCAAATGCGCAGCAAAATTATTTTGAATTATTCGGCCTTGAGCCGAATTTTTTCATCGATCAAAAAGATTTATCGAGTAAGTTGAAGCGCTTGTTGCAATCAGCTCATCCTGATCGTCATGCGCAAGGTGGTAGTCAGCAACAAATGTTGGCGATGCAGAAAACGACTCGATTGAATGATGCATTTGCGGTTTTAAAACACCCAGTTAAACGTGCTCAGTATTTATTACAGGTTGTGAAAGGCATTGATACGACCAAAGACCATACCGTTAATGATCCCGAGTTTTTGATGCAGCAATTAGAGCTGCGTGAAGAACTGGATAATCTCGCTCAGCAAAAAGATGCGTCTGGTTTAATGGCTTTTGCCGATAAGATTGAAACGATGGCAGAAGAGCAAGAAGCTTCATTAGGTCAACGATTTGAACAAGACGAGTGGGACATTGAGGCATTGAAAGTTTCCATTTACAAACTTCAGTTCTTGCATAAAACGTTGCATGACATTGAGATTGCTGAAGACAAAATTTTAGACTAAGTACATATTATGGCATTACTGCAAATTTCAGAACCCGGTCAAAGTACCGAACCGCATCAACACAAACTTGCGGCTGGTATTGATTTAGGAACGACAAACTCACTGATTGCTACAGTGCGTAGCGGTAAAGCAGAAACACTAGCTGACGCCAATGGAAAGCACACAGTTCCTTCTGTTGTGCACTACATGAGCGACGATAATTTTGAAGTTGGTCATAAAGCCAAAGAGCAACAAGCGATAGAGCCTGGTAATGTTATCAGCTCGATTAAGCGCCTGATGGGGCGTGGTTTAGCCGACATGGACAAAATCAAAGAGTTTAGCGCCAATCAGTTAATCGAGTCCGAATCGGGGATGCCTGGTGTGGTACTTGATAATCACGTTGAAAAAAATCCTGTCGAAGTTTCAAGCGATATATTACGAACCTTAGCTGAACGCGCTGAGCAAACCCTCGGTGGCGAATTAGGCGGCGTTGTAATCACCGTTCCTGCGTACTTTGATGAAGCGCAGCGCCAAGCGACAAAAGATGCGGCGCAACTAGCTGGGTTAAAAGTTTTACGTCTGCTTAACGAACCTACAGCTGCTGCAGTGGCTTATGGCTTAGACTCGGGTAGCGAAGGTATTCATGCGATCTATGACCTAGGTGGCGGTACTTTTGATATCTCTATTTTACGCTTACAAAAAGGCGTATTTGAAGTGTTAGCGACGGGCGGCGATAGCGCACTGGGGGGCGATGACTTTGACCGTGCCATTGCACACTACTTAGTTGAGCAAGCCAATGTGGATAGTGATGACCGCCGCGCGCATCAACTAGCGATGATTAAAGCGCGAGATATCAAAGAAGCTTTAACGGACACTGATACGGTTGAAGTGAATTTCTTAGATTGGAATGGCCAAATGAGCCGTACGCAAATTGAAGAGATTATTGCGCCTATCGTTGATAAAACATTACTTTCTTGCCGCCGTACTTTGAAAGACGCCGGTATCAAAGTTGATGAAGTCGATAAAGTTGTCATGGTAGGCGGCTCGACGCGCGTACCTTTGGTGCGTGAGAAAGTTGAGCAGCACTTTAAAGTACCGCCGTTGACGGATATCGACCCAGACAAAGTGGTCGCGATTGGTGCAGCGATTCAGGCTAACGTTTTAATCGGTAATAAGTCTGATGATGACATGCTATTGTTGGACGTGATTCCTTTATCGCTTGGTGTCGAAACCATGGGTGGTCTTGCGGAAAAGATCATTCCAAGAAATACGCCAATACCAATTGCTAAGGCGCAAGAGTTTACTACCTTTAAAGATGGTCAAACAGCCATGGCGATTCATGTGGTGCAAGGCGAACGTGAATTAGTGGAAGATTGTCGTTCACTGGCTCGGTTTGAGCTTCGTGGCATTCCGCCGATGGTTGCAGGGGCTGCGCGCATTAAAGTCACTTACCAAGTTGATGCCGATGGTTTGTTGCAAGTTCTGGCAGAAGAGACCACGAGCGGCGTTAAAGCCGATATCACCGTGAAGCCATCTTATGGCTTAAGTGATGACCAGATTACCAACATGCTTCAAAGCTCTTTCAGTCATGCTGAAGGCGATATGGAAGCAAGAATGTTGCGTGAGCAAAAAGTAGAAGCTGCGAGAGTTATAGAAGCGGTTTCTGCTGCATTGAATGAGAATGGTAAAGAACTTCTTAGCGAAGAAGAATATACTGCGATTCAATCATCGCTAGAGCAATTAAATCAGACATCTCAGGGCGACAGTATCGAGGCTATCGAGAACGCGATTGAGATAGTAGAAAAAAATAGTAATGAATTTGCTAGCCGTCGTATGGACGCTAGTATCGCCAAGGCTCTTGTGGGCCATGAAGTTGACGAAATATAGGGTAAATAAATGCCAAAAGTAATCTTTTTACCTCACGAAGAGTTGTGCCCAGAAGGCGCAGAAGTGGAAGCGGAGAAGGGGCAGTCAGTACTGGATGTCGCTTTGGACAATAAAATCTTTATTGAGCATGCTTGTGAAATGTCTTGTGCTTGCACCACGTGTCACGTGGTTGTACGCGAGGGATTTGATTCGCTTGAAGAAAGTGATGAATTAGAAGATGATATGCTAGATAAAGCTTGGGGCTTAGAGCCAGAGTCACGCTTAAGCTGTCAAGCGATGGTGGACGATGAGGATTTAGTGGTAGAAATCCCTAAGTATACCATTAACCAAGTCTCTGAGCGCCACTAGGCGTCTTTTGGTAGGAGTAGCTTATGGGCTTAAAGTGGACAGATAGTTTAGATATCGCTATTGAGTTGTATGAGAAGTTCCCTGAACAGGATCCGACTCGTATTAACTTTATGGACTTACGCAGTAAAGTCATTGAGCTTGATGAGTTTGATGATGATCCAAAGCGCAGCGGTGAGCGAATCCTAGAAGCGATTCAAGCTGCTTGGATAGAAGAGGCTGAGTAAGGCTCAGAAACGATAAAAAAGCTTAAAAATTCGCGTTTAAAGGTTGTATTTTCCGTAAAAAACAGTATTATACGCGTCTCACCAGATACGGTGAGCTTGGCGAGAAAGATAGCCAAATCAATGGGTTGCTAGCTCAGTCGGTAGAGCATCTGACTTTTAATCAGGTGGTCACAGGTTCGATTCCTGTGCAACCCACCATATTCATCCCCTCGGGGAGCAAAAAGCCGCATAGCGAAAGCTAAGCGGCTTTTTTGTGTGTGATTGATAATCTCTATAGCGCTATAAAAAATTATTACAGATTTATGGCGTTAAAGGGTTGTCTTTTTGGCTAAAGAAGGTATTATACGCGCCATCAAATGAGGCGTTGCCTTGATTGATTTGGGTTGCTAGCTCAGTCGGTAGAGCATCTGACTTTTAATCAGGTGGTCACAGGTTCGATTCCTGTGCAACCCACCATATTCATCTCTTCGGAGAGCAAAAAGCCGCATAGCGAAAGCTACGCGGCTTTTTTGTGTCTGGATGCTTTTAATCTTAAGACTGCTTATCGATTCGATAGAAGCGAGCTTCGACAATCAAGCCAAGAATTCCTAGAGTTGCAAGAAATACCGAGAATATTAAGAAGATATTGTTGGCTGTGCTGCGCTTATCTTCTAAACGTTTTGCGTGATAGTTCCTATAACCAACATCAAGCTTTTCATAAATTTCACTTCCCTGATAATTAGTCGTAATAAACGTCTTTGCAGCGGTGTTCATATCAGAGCGAGGGTCACCAGTAAATTTAAGTTGGCACTCCTGGGCACTCCTGTCTTTACTGCAGTGCGCTATCTCTTCCTCAAAAAAAACGCCAGAAGAAATATATTCCCATCGCTTATTACTCGAAAGTAGCTCTAGGTGGGCTATAAAAAAGAAGAGAACTGCAACCAGGATAAAGGTCGAACAAACGATCACCGCCGCTTTACGTTTGCCTTTAGCTAATTCGTGCTTGCTATTGGTCGCATTAGCGATAATCGGGATATGCATCAGCTTTTGGCGGACATAATCCTTATCCAAGTCTTTAATCATATCGTCCGGCGTAATTTCATAAGCGGTACACAGCTTATCGAAAATCTCCACGGAAGGGATGCTTCTATCATTCTCAAGTTTCGACAGGTAGGATTGTTCAATCCCCAGCTTTTGCGCAAATTCAGGCTGTGTCCAGCCGCTGGTTGAACGTAATGAGCGTAGCTTTTCACCAAGTGTCATTATTGTGTCTCCATGTGGTTAATTGACGCTATCATTGTTTTAAAAAGCCCTAGGAATAACCAGATGAATTGATTGGAATAACTAGGAATATACAGGAATGTTTAGGAATTTGTAGAGGTTAAAGCCAACTCTTGTCATTGCGAGGAGCACTAGCGCGACGTGGCAATCTGTTTTCATATCGTTTGAGTCATTGTTTCGCCCTACGGCGAGATACTTTCTCTGTAGCCTCGAATAGCGTAATCGAGGAGAGGAGTTAATGGTTTGATATAAAACCTCGAAGTCACTTTGTTCCTTCGAGGCTACGCTAGCTGATTTTTGCATTGAGTTGGAAAGAGAAGCCTATGATACTAGAGTGGTTACTTGGTATTCATGGAACAGTGTTT
Proteins encoded:
- a CDS encoding electron transfer flavoprotein subunit alpha/FixB family protein produces the protein MTTLVIAEHNNSELQASTYNAIAAAKQLSGETVVLVAGHDCQSVADQAAKAEGVDKVLLAQAEFLEHLLAEDVEKAVMAQEGDYSHILAPASTFGKNMMPRIAALLDVQQISDIIAVDSDDTFKRPVYAGNAIATVKSNDAKKVITVRATAFDALATEGGSASIENVDSGSHTELSNYVGEELTESERPDLGTASVVVSGGRGMGNGENFEMLETLADKLGAAVGASRAAVDAGFVPNDYQVGQTGKIVAPELYIAVGISGAIQHLAGMKDSKVIVAINKDEEAPIFQVADYGLVEDLFKAVPELIDAL
- a CDS encoding DUF1338 domain-containing protein; amino-acid sequence: MSTQNHKALFDALWNDYLAITPDAEAIHKEFKALGDDTIINDHIALRTFNEGSINLENIGKHLEQFGYYAAGEYHFEEKKLYAKHFQHESDEDAPKIFVSELLLEEFSAELQMFCRGLIAEANWNIRKDGLTLPSRPWGKITREAYERLLEESEYAAWLAAFGLRANHFTVSVNKLRDMKNIETVNQFLKDKGFELNTSGGEIKGNEDVCLKQSATMANIVDWEFNGGKHPIRSCFYEFAERFAMDNGDLYQGFVAASADKIFESTNAA
- a CDS encoding inositol monophosphatase family protein, with the protein product MNAYKNIAVRAAERAGNFVAKAFANRERIIAQSKGPNDYVSNIDKQAEEIIIDAIKYSYPDHAILAEESGQHGDSDTVWIIDPIDGTTNFLQGIPHFAISIAVKQKGKTLAAVVYDPIKDECFTASNGGGAQLNNTRIRVSDKKKLDTALLATGFPFRGHQDLGDYMRYFETIFPLCVDMRRAGSASLDLAYVAAGRLDGFWEFGLSEWDTAAGILIIKEAGGFVGDIKGNPHQEKSKSILAATPGVFKHFMKNVKDL
- a CDS encoding RNA methyltransferase → MTEQTLPSNTPDILHNIKIVLCQTSHPGNIGAAARAMKTMGLKQLVLVNPKQFPSEEATARASGATDVLDNAKVVASLEEGIDDCRLVIGTSSRNRALPWPLVEPREIKSIIEREPTALPMAIVFGRESTGLLNEELQLCHYHVNIPANPDYMSLNLAAAVQVICYECRLLALGLQSSLHSADAIEEAEAEVSGERKATVKQTEGLYQHFESVMTETGFFDPAEPKLLPARLHRLFAKAQLTEAEVNIMRGFLASMTKHIKYKSNNTDKSDED
- the cysE gene encoding serine O-acetyltransferase — encoded protein: MFSRIKEDIKSVYHRDPAARNNFEVLTNYPGLHAIWVHRVAHKLWNANWKWLARTLSTIARWLTGIEIHPAAKIGRRFFIDHGMGVVIGETAEIGDDCTLYHGVTLGGTSWKEGKRHPTLKNDVVIGAGAKVLGPITLERGARVGSNAVVVKDVPEDTTMIGIPARQVSRQKDAEQTVFEAYGISTQQQDPISQAIRSLHEHSRALEKQMELIACALKKQGIDCAELDLPDVECDELTRFDLKDPDGVYDEGQHDDATPENTSKKPDKRF
- a CDS encoding Rrf2 family transcriptional regulator, whose product is MKLSTKGRYAVTAMLDLALHTGKGPITLAEVSGRQHISLSYLEQLFARLRKANLVESVRGPGGGYELKRPATQISIAEVVLAVNEPITATRCNGKGDCQGGDVCLSHQLWSELSDQIYQFLSGITLDHVIQRDFVQQVAERQNVRFREEDVIAFG
- a CDS encoding IscS subfamily cysteine desulfurase, with amino-acid sequence MKLPIYLDYAATTPVDPRVAEKMVQYMSVDGIYGNPASRSHKFGWEAEEAVDEARQHVADLINADPREIVWTSGATESDNLAIKGAAHFYGKKGKHIITVKTEHKAVLDTTRQLEREGYEVTYLDVKDDGLVDLEEFKKALRDDTIVVSIMHVNNETGVVQDIDAIGELCRERKIIFHVDAAQSAGKLPIDVQSTKVDMLSISGHKMYGPKGIGVLYVRRKPRVRLEAQMHGGGHERGMRSGTLPTHQIVGMGEAARIANEDMAKDNERIISLRERLWAGVNDMEEVYLNGHEEQRVAGIINISFNFVEGESLIMALKDLAVSSGSACTSASLEPSYVLRALGRDDELAHSSIRFSIGRFTTEEEIDYTIEKVREGIGRLRDLSPLWDMYKDGIDLSKVEWQAH
- the iscU gene encoding Fe-S cluster assembly scaffold IscU → MAYSEKVIDHYENPRNVGSFEKDDTTVGTGMVGAPACGDVMKLQIKVNEQGIIEDAKFKTYGCGSAIASSSLVTEWVKGKTVDEAQAIKNTDIAEELALPPVKIHCSVLAEDAIKAAVKDFKDRSQK
- the iscA gene encoding iron-sulfur cluster assembly protein IscA; protein product: MAITLSDSAAERVKSFLDNRGKGIGVRLGVTTTGCSGLAYVLEFVDELNDEDIVYEDKGVKVIIDPKSKLYLEGTRLEFVKEGLNEGFEFVNPNVKGECGCGESFTV
- the hscB gene encoding Fe-S protein assembly co-chaperone HscB, whose protein sequence is MANAQQNYFELFGLEPNFFIDQKDLSSKLKRLLQSAHPDRHAQGGSQQQMLAMQKTTRLNDAFAVLKHPVKRAQYLLQVVKGIDTTKDHTVNDPEFLMQQLELREELDNLAQQKDASGLMAFADKIETMAEEQEASLGQRFEQDEWDIEALKVSIYKLQFLHKTLHDIEIAEDKILD
- the hscA gene encoding Fe-S protein assembly chaperone HscA → MALLQISEPGQSTEPHQHKLAAGIDLGTTNSLIATVRSGKAETLADANGKHTVPSVVHYMSDDNFEVGHKAKEQQAIEPGNVISSIKRLMGRGLADMDKIKEFSANQLIESESGMPGVVLDNHVEKNPVEVSSDILRTLAERAEQTLGGELGGVVITVPAYFDEAQRQATKDAAQLAGLKVLRLLNEPTAAAVAYGLDSGSEGIHAIYDLGGGTFDISILRLQKGVFEVLATGGDSALGGDDFDRAIAHYLVEQANVDSDDRRAHQLAMIKARDIKEALTDTDTVEVNFLDWNGQMSRTQIEEIIAPIVDKTLLSCRRTLKDAGIKVDEVDKVVMVGGSTRVPLVREKVEQHFKVPPLTDIDPDKVVAIGAAIQANVLIGNKSDDDMLLLDVIPLSLGVETMGGLAEKIIPRNTPIPIAKAQEFTTFKDGQTAMAIHVVQGERELVEDCRSLARFELRGIPPMVAGAARIKVTYQVDADGLLQVLAEETTSGVKADITVKPSYGLSDDQITNMLQSSFSHAEGDMEARMLREQKVEAARVIEAVSAALNENGKELLSEEEYTAIQSSLEQLNQTSQGDSIEAIENAIEIVEKNSNEFASRRMDASIAKALVGHEVDEI
- the fdx gene encoding ISC system 2Fe-2S type ferredoxin; amino-acid sequence: MPKVIFLPHEELCPEGAEVEAEKGQSVLDVALDNKIFIEHACEMSCACTTCHVVVREGFDSLEESDELEDDMLDKAWGLEPESRLSCQAMVDDEDLVVEIPKYTINQVSERH